Proteins encoded together in one Lathyrus oleraceus cultivar Zhongwan6 chromosome 5, CAAS_Psat_ZW6_1.0, whole genome shotgun sequence window:
- the LOC127088026 gene encoding uncharacterized protein LOC127088026, with amino-acid sequence MKRNCYFDSLSQKSTDDIDKQLVAIAHGYHKFDDREFQARVIIWLANQEMEGRNGRKNFPPTLSLSLQPQVLLMHASHGFSIKRSLENFLQKRKKRIQSHASVTCHDSNSTN; translated from the exons ATGAAGAGAAATTGTTATTTTGATTCATTATCTCAAAAATCAAC GGATGACATAGACAAACAACTTGTTGCCATTGCTCATGGATATCACAAATTTGATGATAGAGAATTTCAG GCTAGAGTGATAATATGGTTGGCAAATCAAGAAATGGAAGGAAGGAATGGTAGGAAAAATTTTCCTCCAACACTATCACTTTCATTGCAACCTCAAGTGTTATTAATGCATGCTTCACATGGCTTTTCCATAAAGCGATCTCTTGAAAATTTTCTccaaaagagaaagaaaaggattCAAAGTCACGCCTCTGTTACGTGTCATGATAGTAATAGTACAAATTAG